One window from the genome of Anticarsia gemmatalis isolate Benzon Research Colony breed Stoneville strain chromosome 8, ilAntGemm2 primary, whole genome shotgun sequence encodes:
- the LOC142975004 gene encoding uncharacterized protein LOC142975004, protein MVLGHGSARVALQWAALVACALAGALAPERLEPCAGSPLCSCRAAHMSCIAVPLHRFPEWPRIELQHLDISMSNLEVLTESALDGLRLQTLVLVANKLHYIEMHAFSSMAGTLASLDLGYNEFTEIPQQGLKDLKVLNWLNLQNNNIVYLGAEIKWHHLEETLTSLSLSNNQVTQLKSQALTSLYHLLQLDLEGNHLRSIASDSLPPSLTLLKLSNNFIHELSCDLLYSLPRLQSVHLRHNFITFKDNYVCPSNKTKKIEKLDLSNNKINDTSPILLLREVQIRQIILDLNELTKIPKSVFANNRIERLSVSYNMLSSISRELFLSLKNSLEHLEVEHNKLFHLPDSLAQVVRLRHLSLAYNQLEESPALPSRIQTLSMAGNFLTSIPSALQTLEPGSIRYLDLSYNRISNLLPNEFLDWSTSLGTINLRGNRIAQIYKNVFPASMPLKEINLSFNDLYYVHPQSLSNVTSSLHVLESSSTLFSGYFPFEIEDGLENLSWLSFDNNDFHILKLSDLIAFPYLKYLNLDYNRIVDIVISEDYHNTSLSLSNLRLAYNFLHSLHSRSFIFMPELRNLDLSYNRINNLTKHTFTNLPNLRYLSLAGNIIDSMEAETFANLPKLEILELQGNNFTYLSLNSFHNVSNIDVTFTLNVSRNRIKFVDGDSSVSVNIFDGSFNELFEVPNIFFIAVESTIRQIILAHNKIVHVSNEAFGNAKYLEILDLHKNNITIIKRKSFSDLVSLQILDLSFNKITQLSVEQFYNLNKLRYLKLDHNNLRLLPRDVFKNTIVEHLDLSYNDMSLFPGTALSQIGFTLRYLDLSHNRIEYLDSNIFRSTQFLLSLYLGHNLLTVLSDNTFSSLGGLRQLDLSSNSIKANFKELFHNLPNLRHLNLANVSLKSVPYLPLTNLTSLNLTSNYINSFKETDVKRLVSLRHLDLSHNRLTSLVPKMWFHLNNLNILDLSYNPIVRITPNSFKWLSNLSHLNLNGLKYLDIVDQDSFRPLISLRSLHIQSWSTINHATFRISNITSSLPSLYKLVIHWTDEIMDNQLHGIDARNIRYLEIRGSNLKRISDEAFQPFADSQEIFIRITMTSLTKLPTAFMRHLGQVPQLGIDLSYNQLTTLNPAIFYPNFTSWSHVATKLLSGGLILTGNPLRCECELAWLGGWLRRWLQENEAGAELRRAVRGGTCKDASGRRTPLLQLRADEAECHASALSSDAQPHYTRAVYTLAAALWALLLR, encoded by the exons ATGGTGTTGGGGCATGGCAGCGCGCGTGTGGCGCTGCAGTGGGCGGCTCTGGTGGCGTGCGCGCTGGCGGGCGCGCTGGCCCCGGAGCGGCTCGAGCCGTGCGCCGGCAGCCCGCTGTGCTCCTGCCGCGCCGCGCACATGTCCTGCATTGCCGTGCCACTGCACAGATTCCCAG AATGGCCCCGGATAGAGCTGCAACATCTAGATATAAGCATGTCTAATCTAGAAGTGCTGACAGAAAGCGCACTGGATGGATTGAGATTGCAAACATTAGTCTTAGTTGCTAACAAATTACATTACATCGAGATGCACGCATttag CTCCATGGCTGGTACACTAGCATCCTTAGACCTCGGTTACAACGAATTCACTGAAATACCGCAGCAGGgcttaaaagatttaaaagttttaaactgGTTGAATCTGCAGAA CAACAACATAGTGTACTTAGGAGCTGAAATAAAATGGCACCACTTAGAAGAGACGTTGACGAGTTTGTCACTGAGCAACAACCAGGTGACGCAGCTCAAGTCGCAGGCGCTGACGTCGCTGTACCACCTGCTGCAGCTCGACCTCGAGGGCAACCACCTCCGGAGCATCGCCAGCGACTCCCTGCCGCCATCCCTCACACTCCTCAAGTTATCCAACAACTTCATACATGAACTATCCTGTGATTTACTTTATAGTCTACCTAGGTTACAATCTGTACATTTacgtcataattttattacatttaaagatAACTACGTTTGTCCAAGTaataaaactaagaaaatagAAAAGTTAGATTTGAGTAATAACAAAATCAACGACACTTCCCCGATACTTCTACTCCGAGAAGTTCAAATAAGGCAAATTATATTAGACCTAAATGAACTTACCAAGATCCCCAAGTCGGTATTCGCTAATAATAGAATCGAGAGATTGTCCGTGTCATACAACATGTTGAGTTCCATCAGCCGCGAACTATTCTTATCGCTGAAAAACTCGCTGGAACATCTGGAAGTAGAGCACAACAAATTGTTCCACTTGCCGGACAGCCTGGCTCAGGTCGTGCGACTTCGTCATTTATCTTTAGCTTACAACCAGTTGGAGGAATCGCCCGCTCTCCCGAGCCGGATCCAGACGCTCTCGATGGCGGGCAACTTTTTAACTTCAATACCGTCTGCACTTCAAACGCTCGAGCCCGGTTCTATTCGTTATCTCGACCTAAGCTACAACAGGATATCTAATTTGTTACCAAACGAATTTCTGGACTGGTCCACCTCTCTGGGAACTATCAACTTAAGAGGTAACAGGATTGCACAGATTTATAAGAACGTTTTCCCGGCAAGTATGCCATTGAAGGAGATAAATCTAAGTTTTAACGACTTGTACTACGTGCATCCACAATCTCTTTCGAACGTGACTAGTTCGCTCCATGTACTAGAATCTTCTTCTACGCTATTTAGCGGCTATTTTCCTTTTGAAATCGAAGACGGGCTAGAGAATCTCAGCTGGTTGTCGTTCGATAACAATgattttcacattttaaaattgtcGGATTTGATTGCATTCccatatctaaaatatttaaacttagaTTATAACAGGATTGTAGATATTGTCATAAGTGAAGACTATCACAATACGTCGCTATCTCTGAGCAATCTGAGACTCGCGTATAATTTTTTGCATTCATTGCACAGCAGAAGTTTTATATTCATGCCGGAGTTAAGAAACTTAGATTTATCTTATAACAGAATCAACAACTTAACTAAGCACACTTTCACAAACTTACCGAACTTAAGATATTTATCTCTTGCGGGTAACATAATCGATTCGATGGAAGCTGAGACGTTTGCTAATTTACCAAAACTGGAAATATTGGAACTCCAGGGAAACAACTTTACGTATTTATCACTGAACTCATTTCATAACGTATCTAATATAGACGTGACGTTCACTCTGAACGTTAGCAGAAACCGCATCAAGTTTGTCGATGGCGACTCAAGCGTCTCTGTTAATATATTCGACGGCTCCTTTAACGAGCTGTTCGAAGtgccaaacattttttttattgcagtcGAATCAACAATACGACAGATTATTTTAGCgcataataaaattgttcatgTATCAAACGAAGCATTTGGAAATgctaaatatttagaaattctggatttacacaaaaacaatatcactattattaaaagaaaatcattttcaGACTTGGTTTCTCTACAGATATTGGATTTgtcattcaataaaattacacaaCTATCAGTCGAACAATTctacaatttaaataagttGAGGTACTTAAAACTAGATCATAATAATTTGAGGTTGCTTCCAAGAGACGTGTTCAAAAACACTATCGTAGAGCATTTGGATTTGAGTTACAACGATATGTCACTTTTCCCCGGCACAGCGCTATCACAAATCGGCTTCACCCTTCGATACCTCGACTTATCGCACAATCGTATAGAATATTTAGACAGTAATATATTCCGGAGCACGCAGTTTCTATTGAGTCTATATTTAGGTCACAATCTATTAACGGTACTATCTGATAACACGTTTTCGAGCCTCGGCGGACTGCGCCAACTGGACCTAAGCTCTAACTCCATAAAGGCAAACTTCAAGGAGCTGTTTCACAACCTTCCCAACTTGAGGCATTTGAATCTTGCAAATGTAAGCTTAAAGTCAGTGCCTTATCTACCTTTGACAAACTTAACTAGCCTCAATTTGACGTCAAATTACATAAACAGTTTTAAGGAGACTGATGTTAAGCGGCTAGTAAGTCTTCGCCATTTAGATCTAAGTCATAATCGTCTTACCTCTTTAGTGCCAAAGATGtggtttcatttaaataatctaaaCATTCTCGATCTGTCGTACAATCCTATTGTAAGAATCACGCCAAATAGTTTCAAATGGTTGAGCAATTTATctcatttgaatttaaatggACTGAAATACTTAGACATAGTTGACCAGGATTCCTTCCGTCCCTTGATATCGCTCCGGTCCCTGCATATCCAATCGTGGTCCACTATAAATCATGCTACGTTCCGTATTTCCAATATCACTTCTTCCCTTCCTTCCTTGTACAAATTAGTGATACATTGGACAGACGAGATCATGGACAATCAATTACACGGGATCGATGCAAGAAACATTCGCTACTTGGAAATCAGAGGATCAAATCTCAAACGAATATCCGACGAAGCTTTTCAGCCGTTTGCCGACAGTCAAGAGATATTTATCAGGATCACAATGACTTCCCTAACGAAATTGCCGACAGCATTTATGAGACATTTGGGACAAGTCCCGCAACTTGGTATCGACTTGAGCTATAATCAACTGACGACACTTAATCCTGCCATTTTCTATCCAAATTTCACCAGTTGGAGTCATGTAGCAACCAAGTTACTGTCAG GAGGGCTGATACTGACGGGGAATCCTTTGCGCTGTGAATGCGAGCTGGCGTGGCTGGGCGGGTGGCTGCGGCGCTGGCTGCAGGAGAACGAGGCGGGCGCGGAGCTGCGGCGTGCCGTCCGCGGCGGCACGTGCAAGGACGCGTCTGGCCGCCGCACGCCGCTGCTGCAGCTGCGCGCCGACGAGGCGGAGTGCCACGCCAGCGCGCTGTCCAGCGACGCACAGCCGCACTACACGCGCGCCGTGTACACGCTCGCCGCCGCACTGTGGGCCCTGCTGCTCAGATGA